Proteins from one Gossypium raimondii isolate GPD5lz chromosome 8, ASM2569854v1, whole genome shotgun sequence genomic window:
- the LOC105790305 gene encoding putative pentatricopeptide repeat-containing protein At5g52630 has product MLLPQSLETPEPPLNPLNQLSFEQNYRNICNLLLSLTHTRSLPKGLQLHAHIIKSGIQTIPLISHHLINFYSKTQLPLFSRQVFFEATHKSPTTWSSVISSFAQNEFPSLAIQFFRTMLVNNIRPDDHIYPSATKSCAILGRSDIGQSIHCLVLKTGYDRDVFVASSLVDMYGKCGKIKDARNLFDEMPQRNVVSWSGMIYGYAQLGEFEEALTLFKQALYERLDVNDFTFSSVVQVCANSTLLQLGKQIHGLCFKTNYDISSFVGSSLISLYSKCGVIGGSYRVFDEACVKNLGMWNAMLIACAQHSQTEKVFDLFKQMEGLGIKPNFITFLCVLYACSHAGLVEKGKHYFELMKEYGIEPGDQHYASLVDLFGRAGKLQEALSIIREMPIQPTESVWGAFLTGCRLHGNTELAAYAADRIFELGPVSSGLHVLLSNAYAAAGRYEDAAKARKMLRDRGIKKETGLSWVEEGNKVHTFAAGDRSNAKTKEIYRKLEELGDEMERAGYIADTSFVLREVNGEEKNQTIRYHSERLAVAFGLITFPSDRPIRVMKNLRICGDCHTAIKFMSKCTGRVIIVRDNNRFHHFEDGKCSCGDYW; this is encoded by the coding sequence ATGCTCCTCCCTCAATCCCTGGAAACCCCAGAACCTCCCCTAAACCCTTTAAACCAACTCTCCTTCGAGCAAAACTACAGAAACATCTGCAACCTACTCCTCTCTTTAACCCACACAAGGTCCCTCCCAAAGGGTCTCCAACTCCATGCCCACATCATTAAATCAGGCATTCAAACCATCCCTCTCATATCTCATCACCTCATCAACTTCTATTCCAAGACCCAACTCCCTCTCTTCTCCCGTCAAGTCTTCTTCGAAGCTACACATAAAAGCCCCACTACTTGGAGCTCTGTTATCTCCTCTTTCGCTCAAAATGAATTCCCTTCCCTTGCAATCCAGTTTTTCCGTACAATGCTTGTTAATAACATTAGGCCCGACGATCATATCTACCCTAGCGCTACTAAGTCATGTGCGATTCTGGGAAGGTCTGATATCGGCCAATCGATACATTGCTTGGTTTTGAAAACTGGGTATGATAGGGATGTATTCGTGGCGAGTTCTTTGGTTGACATGTATGGTAAATGCGGGAAAATTAAGGATGCAAGGAACTTGTTTGATGAAATGCCTCAAAGAAATGTTGTTTCTTGGAGTGGGATGATATATGGATATGCTCAGTTAGGTGAGTTTGAGGAAGCTTTGACATTGTTCAAACAAGCTTTATATGAACGTCTGGACGTAAATGACTTTACTTTTTCGAGTGTTGTACAGGTTTGTGCTAATTCCACGCTGCTTCAGTTAGGTAAGCAGATACATGGATTGTGctttaaaacaaattatgatATATCAAGTTTCGTGGGCAGTTCTTTGATATCTTTGTATTCTAAGTGTGGAGTGATAGGAGGATCTTACCGGGTTTTTGATGAAGCCTGTGTTAAGAATCTTGGGATGTGGAATGCAATGCTGATTGCTTGTGCTCAGCATTCACAAACAGAGAAAgtgtttgatttgtttaagcAGATGGAAGGCCTTGGGATCAAACCGAATTTTATTACCTTTTTGTGTGTGCTCTATGCTTGTAGCCATGCCGGGCTTGTTGAGAAGGGAAAACATTACTTTGAGTTAATGAAGGAGTATGGAATTGAGCCAGGTGATCAACATTATGCTTCTTTGGTTGATTTATTTGGTCGTGCAGGTAAACTGCAGGAGGCACTTTCAATCATCAGGGAGATGCCTATTCAGCCGACAGAGTCTGTTTGGGGAGCTTTTTTAACAGGGTGTCGACTTCATGGAAACACTGAATTGGCAGCTTATGCCGCTGATAGGATTTTTGAGTTGGGACCGGTGAGCTCAGGTTTGCATGTGTTATTATCTAATGCTTATGCTGCTGCTGGGAGATACGAGGATGCAGCCAAAGCTAGGAAGATGCTTAGAGATCGAGGGATTAAGAAAGAGACAGGCTTGAGTTGGGTTGAGGAGGGAAATAAGGTTCACACATTTGCTGCTGGGGATAGGTCCAAtgccaaaacaaaagaaatttacaGAAAATTAGAGGAATTAGGAGACGAAATGGAACGAGCTGGTTATATTGCAGACACAAGTTTTGTGTTGAGAGAAGTAAACGGCGAAGAAAAGAATCAGACAATCAGATATCATAGTGAAAGACTAGCTGTTGCATTTGGGCTCATTACCTTTCCATCAGATAGGCCAATTAGAGTTATGAAGAACTTGCGCATCTGCGGTGATTGTCATACAGCAATCAAGTTTATGTCCAAGTGTACTGGAAGAGTAATTATTGTTAGGGATAACAATCGGTTTCATCATTTTGAGGATGGAAAATGTTCCTGTGGTGACTATTGGTGA